The Elgaria multicarinata webbii isolate HBS135686 ecotype San Diego chromosome 4, rElgMul1.1.pri, whole genome shotgun sequence genome contains a region encoding:
- the SDC1 gene encoding syndecan-1: MRLVKAAGALCAVVFCFQAVLAQPSDTSLPPEDLDSSGDDDDSFSGSGAGPLPAHPVVAWNVPLQESTNISLKPEVSTDLRENQPEVYGTDSPTEDYARISVSPTSRIVFPIIDLVPDKPVEATTVASTVVAVEEDDLDLFPEQPATRSTMITAGIPAIHHHVSTVRMTTSRASSTSRVIETEESHNNHYLTGIDEENPAFGVVPTRKGSLDITSPTTASTAVSTTASTTVSSGVHGDSSSLSESEDGSGDEKDFIFVEDKPVIPKESGPNNRAMDIEANDAKSEGAPQGILDRKEVLGGVIAGGLVGLLFAVFLVGFMLYRMKKKDEGSYSLDEPKQSNGGYQKPHKQEEFYA, encoded by the exons CAACCAAGTGACACGAGTCTCCCTCCTGAAGACCTGGACTCATCTGGTGATGACGATGACTCTTTTTCTGGCTCTGGTGCAG GTCCTTTACCAGCCCATCCTGTGGTTGCCTGGAATGTTCCACTACAAGAAAGCACAAATATATCATTGAAGCCTGAAGTGTCTACTGACTTGAGAGAGAACCAACCTGAAGTTTATGGAACAGACAGTCCTACAGAAGACTATGCAAGAATATCTGTATCCCCAACGAGCAGAATTGTATTCCCAATTATTGATCTGGTGCCTGACAAGCCAGTAGAAGCTacaacagtagcttcaacagtAGTAGCTGTTGAAGAGGATGACCTGGACTTATTTCCTGAGCAGCCAGCAACAAGGTCCACAATGATAACAGCAGGAATCCCAGCCATTCACCATCATGTTTCCACAGTCAGAATGACAACCTCACGAGCTTCAAGTACATCAAGAGTTATTGAGACTGAAGAATCTCATAACAACCACTATCTAACTGGAATTGATGAAGAGAATCCTGCTTTTGGTGTTGTGCCAACACGTAAGGGAAGTCTGGATATCACCAGTCCCACTACAGCATCCACTGCAGTGTCCACTACAGCGTCCACTACAGTATCCTCTGGTGTCCATGGGGATAGCTCTTCTTTGTCTGAATCCGAAGATGGTTCTGGTGATGAG AAAGACTTCATATTTGTTGAAGACAAACCAGTAATACCAAAGGAATCTGGACCAAATAATAGAGCAATGGATATAGAAGCAAATGATGCAAAATCTGAAGGAGCCCCGCAAGGAATATTGGACAGGAAAGAAGTTCTAGGAG GGGTCATTGCTGGTGGATTAGTAGGGTTGCTCTTTGCTGTTTTCCTAGTTGGGTTCATGCTgtacagaatgaagaaaaaagatgaaGGAAGCTATTCATTGGATGAGCCCAAACAATCAAATGGTGGCTATCAAAAACCACATAAACAAGAAGAATTCTATGCATGA